The following proteins are co-located in the Vigna angularis cultivar LongXiaoDou No.4 chromosome 2, ASM1680809v1, whole genome shotgun sequence genome:
- the LOC108327609 gene encoding cation/H(+) antiporter 15-like: MTDTLPACYNVFIVNRNQFWKTDKVLQTELPILAIQIAFVAVLSRLFSIIYKPLHQTRLISQISVGFLLTPPLLGRFTPIFEFIFPVNGIVNVEVLSHIGLIYYAFLSGLEMNLNTILHMKKKPASITIVGIIFPMLIAPCLYALFRKVYGHIMMFPLEESTDNTYILWTLILTVTSFPVVAHTLSELKLLYTGLGKAALTAAMIGDTYGWILFTLFVPFSTNGKGAIYTVPCTIIFIVVCIFVVRPIIQWFIDRKADKDEWNDNQLLFIIMGVLACSCISDFLGAHAIVGAFVFGLILPHGRFAELVMSISDDFVGGFLVPLFFTGTGMRLMLASIFSQQSWPFVVVIILLLCALKILSTLIVTLFFGMRIRDGLTLGLILNNKGAMALIMLNIAWDRMIFSVPTYAVITSAVLLMTIVVSPVINVVYKPRQRFEQNKLKTIQKLRVDAELRIISCVHNTRQATSMISIVECFNAMRVSPIHVFALYLVELTGRTAALVAAHIGKPSSQPGEQNLTRSQEELESIHNAFDALGEAYDAIRVETLNVVSTYTTIHEDIYHSADEKHTSLILLPFHKQLTLEGTLEVTSVVYKDINQNVMQGAPCSVGIFVDRDFGLVPKRNLHVRVVFVGGPDDREALAIAWRMAGCSGTQLSVVRILLLGEAAEADASVHDEAQGILSAVIDTEKQKELDDEYISTFRLTGVHNNDLISYSEIDVRSGEDIPAILNEIEKFGCDLYIVGQGNCRNSKVFSNLLEWCECLELGVIGDILVSNNFGSRSSVLVVQQYGYGGMNFRNNLNQKDTNNNKFESVV; the protein is encoded by the exons ATGACAGACACACTACCTGCATGTTACAACGTATTTATAGTTAATCGTAATCAATTTTGGAAAACTGATAAAGTCTTGCAAACAGAGCTTCCTATTCTGGCCATTCAAATTGCTTTTGTTGCTGTGTTATCTCGTCTTTTTTCCATAATTTACAAACCTCTACATCAAACTCGTCTCATTTCACAAATATCT GTTGGTTTCCTACTAACACCGCCATTACTTGGAAGATTCACGCCCATTTTTGAGTTCATTTTTCCAGTAAACGGGATTGTCAATGTTGAGGTTCTTTCCCATATTGGTCTCATTTATTATGCATTCCTTAGTGGATTGGAGATGAACTTAAATACCATTTTACACATGAAAAAGAAACCTGCAAGCATCACTATTGTTGGGATCATCTTTCCCATGCTTATTGCACCATGCTTATATGCTTTGTTTCGAAAAGTTTATGGGCATATTATGATGTTTCCCCTTGAGGAAAGTACAGATAATACTTATATACTTTGGACTTTAATTCTCACTGTTACAAGTTTTCCTGTGGTAGCACACACACTTTCTGAGCTTAAGCTCCTTTATACTGGTCTTGGTAAAGCGGCTTTAACAGCAGCCATGATTGGTGACACCTATGGTTGGATTCTTTTCACTTTATTTGTTCCATTTTCAACTAATGGTAAAGGAGCTATCTACACTGTGCCATGCACGATAATCTTCATTGTTGTGTGCATCTTTGTGGTACGTCCAATCATTCAATGGTTTATTGATCGTAAGGCAGACAAAGATGAATGGAATGATAATCAATTGCTTTTTATAATCATGGGGGTTTTAGCTTGCTCATGTATTTCAGATTTTCTTGGTGCACATGCCATTGTTGGAgcttttgtttttggattaatTTTACCTCATGGAAGATTTGCTGAATTGGTCATGTCAATTTCAGATGATTTTGTTGGAGGATTTTTAGTTCCCCTCTTCTTTACTGGAACTGGAATGAGACTTATGTTGGCCTCAATTTTTTCCCAACAAAGTTGGCCCTTTGTAGTTGTGATTATACTCTTATTGTGTGCTCTAAAGATTTTAAGCACTTTAATTGTCACCTTGTTCTTCGGTATGCGTATTCGAGATGGTTTAACCTTGGGcttaattttgaataataaagGTGCCATGGCATTAATAATGTTGAACATTGCTTGGGATAGAATG ATATTTTCAGTACCTACTTATGCCGTTATAACTTCTGCTGTTCTTCTGATGACCATAGTTGTGTCTCCCGTCATCAATGTTGTCTACAAACCAAGACAAAGATTTGAACAAAACAAGCTAAAGACCATACAAAAACTAAGAGTTGATGCAGAACTTCGAATTATATCATGTGTTCACAATACTCGCCAAGCTACAAGCATGATTAGCATAGTTGAGTGTTTTAATGCCATGAGAGTTTCCCCTATCCATGTTTTTGCCTTGTACCTTGTTGAACTTACTGGACGAACTGCTGCCCTAGTTGCTGCACATATAGGGAAGCCTAGCAGCCAACCTGGAGAACAAAACCTAACTAGGTCACAGGAAGAGTTAGAAAGCATTCACAATGCATTTGATGCCCTTGGAGAGGCATATGACGCTATTAGAGTTGAGACCTTAAATGTGGTGTCAACATATACAACTATTCATGAGGACATATACCACTCAGCAGATGAGAAACACACAAGCTtaattcttcttccatttcataAACAATTAACTTTAGAAGGTACTCTAGAAGTAACAAGTGTTGTATACAAAGATATAAACCAAAATGTAATGCAAGGTGCTCCATGCTCTGTGGGAATATTTGTTGATCGTGATTTTGGGTTAGTTCCTAAAAGGAATCTTCATGTTCGTGTGGTCTTTGTTGGGGGCCCTGATGATCGTGAAGCTTTGGCCATTGCATGGAGGATGGCAGGATGTTCAGGAACACAACTCTCAGTGGTTCGAATTCTTCTATTGGGTGAAGCGGCAGAAGCAGATGCATCGGTTCATGATGAAGCACAAGGGATATTATCTGCAGTAATAGATACAGAGAAGCAAAAAGAGTTAGATGATGAGTATATAAGCACATTCAGACTTACCGGGGTTCACAATAACGATTTAATATCCTACTCAGAGATTGATGTTCGTAGTGGTGAAGATATTCCTGCAATCCTAAATGAGATAGAAAAATTTGGTTGTGATCTTTACATAGTTGGACAAGGAAATTGTAGGAACTCTAAGGTCTTCTCAAATTTGCTGGAGTGGTGTGAGTGCTTAGAACTTGGAGTTATAGGAGACATTTTAGTGTCAAACAATTTTGGTTCACGTTCGTCTGTGCTAGTTGTTCAACAATACGGATATGGAGGAatgaattttagaaataatcTTAACCAGAAAGACACGAACAATAACAAGTTTGAATCTGTTGTTTGA
- the LOC108326900 gene encoding CST complex subunit TEN1 isoform X4, protein MASLEIKSGTLISLQDLHPSSPFFKQGASLRITGNDDSGVSVNNLCVAFHRLREYSIEACLATIIDGDDILKVSTEHLRDLSFQAGSVYQFIGELLIQPDNEIKM, encoded by the exons ATGGCGTCTTTGGAAATAAAATCTGGTACATTGATTTCCTTACAAGACCTGCACCCGTCATCTCCATTTTTTAAGCAAGGAGCCTCTCTCAGAATAACTGGAAA TGATGACAGTGGAGTGTCAGTCAATAACTTATGTGTAGCCTTCCATAGGTTACGTGAATATTCTATAGAGGCGTGCCTAGCAACGATTATTGATGGCGATGACATTCTAAAAGTTAGTACCGAACATCTGAGGGACCTTAGCTTTCAAGCTGGCTCTGTCTACCAATTCATTGGTGAACTCCTTATCCAACCTGATAATGAG ATAAAGATGTAG
- the LOC108326900 gene encoding CST complex subunit TEN1 isoform X2, whose translation MASLEIKSGTLISLQDLHPSSPFFKQGASLRITGKLREYSIEACLATIIDGDDILKVSTEHLRDLSFQAGSVYQFIGELLIQPDNEVVLQARVGRNVDGIDLNLYHQSLLLLRQFQANHLSNPETM comes from the exons ATGGCGTCTTTGGAAATAAAATCTGGTACATTGATTTCCTTACAAGACCTGCACCCGTCATCTCCATTTTTTAAGCAAGGAGCCTCTCTCAGAATAACTGGAAA GTTACGTGAATATTCTATAGAGGCGTGCCTAGCAACGATTATTGATGGCGATGACATTCTAAAAGTTAGTACCGAACATCTGAGGGACCTTAGCTTTCAAGCTGGCTCTGTCTACCAATTCATTGGTGAACTCCTTATCCAACCTGATAATGAG gtAGTTTTGCAAGCTCGTGTTGGTAGAAACGTTGATGGGATCGATCTCAATCTTTACCATCAGTCCCTGCTGCTCTTAAGACAGTTTCAAGCCAATCATTTAAGCAATCCAGAAACTATGTAG
- the LOC108326900 gene encoding CST complex subunit TEN1 isoform X3 yields the protein MASLEIKSGTLISLQDLHPSSPFFKQGASLRITGNDDSGVSVNNLCVAFHRLREYSIEACLATIIDGDDILKVSTEHLRDLSFQAGSVYQFIGELLIQPDNEFCKLVLVETLMGSISIFTISPCCS from the exons ATGGCGTCTTTGGAAATAAAATCTGGTACATTGATTTCCTTACAAGACCTGCACCCGTCATCTCCATTTTTTAAGCAAGGAGCCTCTCTCAGAATAACTGGAAA TGATGACAGTGGAGTGTCAGTCAATAACTTATGTGTAGCCTTCCATAGGTTACGTGAATATTCTATAGAGGCGTGCCTAGCAACGATTATTGATGGCGATGACATTCTAAAAGTTAGTACCGAACATCTGAGGGACCTTAGCTTTCAAGCTGGCTCTGTCTACCAATTCATTGGTGAACTCCTTATCCAACCTGATAATGAG TTTTGCAAGCTCGTGTTGGTAGAAACGTTGATGGGATCGATCTCAATCTTTACCATCAGTCCCTGCTGCTCTTAA
- the LOC108326900 gene encoding CST complex subunit TEN1 isoform X1, whose protein sequence is MASLEIKSGTLISLQDLHPSSPFFKQGASLRITGNDDSGVSVNNLCVAFHRLREYSIEACLATIIDGDDILKVSTEHLRDLSFQAGSVYQFIGELLIQPDNEVVLQARVGRNVDGIDLNLYHQSLLLLRQFQANHLSNPETM, encoded by the exons ATGGCGTCTTTGGAAATAAAATCTGGTACATTGATTTCCTTACAAGACCTGCACCCGTCATCTCCATTTTTTAAGCAAGGAGCCTCTCTCAGAATAACTGGAAA TGATGACAGTGGAGTGTCAGTCAATAACTTATGTGTAGCCTTCCATAGGTTACGTGAATATTCTATAGAGGCGTGCCTAGCAACGATTATTGATGGCGATGACATTCTAAAAGTTAGTACCGAACATCTGAGGGACCTTAGCTTTCAAGCTGGCTCTGTCTACCAATTCATTGGTGAACTCCTTATCCAACCTGATAATGAG gtAGTTTTGCAAGCTCGTGTTGGTAGAAACGTTGATGGGATCGATCTCAATCTTTACCATCAGTCCCTGCTGCTCTTAAGACAGTTTCAAGCCAATCATTTAAGCAATCCAGAAACTATGTAG
- the LOC108327803 gene encoding probable protein phosphatase 2C 34 isoform X1 yields MCEWILIFMPLQGGEIIPDSALEFNIPRHTQENHKRCRVGNQVVELMGHFSSMFNGLARSFSMKKGRKNEKCEGREAAEAMAKEAKKNDMMLCSSGIVHVYGSNNFASVFSKRGQKGVNQDCCIVWEEFGCQEDTIFCGIFDGHGPWGHFVAKRVRESMPPSLLCNWQETLAQTSVDPGVDVEEGKRQLYRFNVWKHSYLKTCAAIDEELKQQRKIDSFYSGTTALSIVRQGELIVVANVGDSRAVLATTSDEGSLVAVQLTVDFKPNLPQEAERIIQCQGRVFCLEDEPGVHRVWLPDAESPGLAMSRAFGDYCIKGHGLISVPEVTHRNISVRDQFVVLATDGVWDVISNKEAVEIVSSTADQAKAAKKLVECAEHAWKRKRRGIAVDDISAICLFFHSSF; encoded by the exons ATGTGTGAGTGGATTTTAATTTTCATGCCTCTGCAAGGCGGTGAAATAATTCCAGATTCAGCCCTGGAATTCAAC ATTCCACGGCATACACAGGAAAATCACAAAAGGTGTCGTGTGGGGAATCAAGTGGTAGAGTTGATGGGGCATTTTTCCTCGATGTTCAATGGGTTGGCACGGTCGTTTTCaatgaagaaaggaagaaagaatgAGAAATGCGAAGGGAGGGAAGCCGCCGAAGCAATGGCAAAGGAGGCTAAGAAGAATGACATGATGCTGTGTAGCTCTGGCATAGTTCATGTCTATGGTTCAAACAACTTTGCCTCCGTATTCTCCAAAAGAGGTCAGAAAGGAGTGAACCAAGATTGTTGCATAGTGTGGGAG GAATTTGGATGCCAAGAGGACACGATCTTCTGTGGGATTTTTGATGGGCATGGACCATGGGGTCACTTTGTGGCCAAAAGAGTAAGAGAGTCAATGCCACCATCTTTGCTATGCAACTGGCAGGAGACGCTAGCCCAAACTTCAGTTGATCCCGGTGTTGATGTAGAGGAAGGAAAAAGGCAACTTTACCGATTCAACGTATGGAAGCACTCTTACTTGAAGACATGTGCGGCCATTGACGAAGAACTGAAGCAGCAGCGCAAGATAGACTCGTTTTACAGCGGAACAACTGCCCTATCAATTGTTAGACAG GGTGAACTCATTGTCGTAGCAAATGTTGGTGACTCTCGTGCTGTGTTGGCTACAACATCAGATGAAGGAAGTTTGGTAGCGGTTCAACTAACAGTTGATTTCAAGCCCAATTTACCCC AAGAAGCAGAGAGAATAATTCAGTGCCAGGGGCGTGTGTTCTGCCTAGAGGACGAGCCAGGGGTGCATAGGGTATGGTTGCCTGATGCAGAGTCTCCAGGACTAGCCATGTCTAGGGCCTTTGGTGACTACTGCATTAAAGGGCATGGCCTAATTTCTGTGCCTGAGGTAACCCACAGAAATATAAGTGTTAGAGACCAGTTTGTGGTGCTAGCCACTGATGGG GTTTGGGATGTAATATCTAACAAAGAAGCAGTGGAAATTGTATCTTCAACAGCAGATCAAGCTAAGGCAGCTAAAAAGTTGGTAGAGTGTGCGGAACATGCATGGAAACGCAAGAGACGGGGCATTGCCGTGGATGACATTTCAGCCATTTGTCTTTTCTTTCACTCTTCCTTTTAA
- the LOC108327803 gene encoding probable protein phosphatase 2C 73 isoform X2: protein MGHFSSMFNGLARSFSMKKGRKNEKCEGREAAEAMAKEAKKNDMMLCSSGIVHVYGSNNFASVFSKRGQKGVNQDCCIVWEEFGCQEDTIFCGIFDGHGPWGHFVAKRVRESMPPSLLCNWQETLAQTSVDPGVDVEEGKRQLYRFNVWKHSYLKTCAAIDEELKQQRKIDSFYSGTTALSIVRQGELIVVANVGDSRAVLATTSDEGSLVAVQLTVDFKPNLPQEAERIIQCQGRVFCLEDEPGVHRVWLPDAESPGLAMSRAFGDYCIKGHGLISVPEVTHRNISVRDQFVVLATDGVWDVISNKEAVEIVSSTADQAKAAKKLVECAEHAWKRKRRGIAVDDISAICLFFHSSF from the exons ATGGGGCATTTTTCCTCGATGTTCAATGGGTTGGCACGGTCGTTTTCaatgaagaaaggaagaaagaatgAGAAATGCGAAGGGAGGGAAGCCGCCGAAGCAATGGCAAAGGAGGCTAAGAAGAATGACATGATGCTGTGTAGCTCTGGCATAGTTCATGTCTATGGTTCAAACAACTTTGCCTCCGTATTCTCCAAAAGAGGTCAGAAAGGAGTGAACCAAGATTGTTGCATAGTGTGGGAG GAATTTGGATGCCAAGAGGACACGATCTTCTGTGGGATTTTTGATGGGCATGGACCATGGGGTCACTTTGTGGCCAAAAGAGTAAGAGAGTCAATGCCACCATCTTTGCTATGCAACTGGCAGGAGACGCTAGCCCAAACTTCAGTTGATCCCGGTGTTGATGTAGAGGAAGGAAAAAGGCAACTTTACCGATTCAACGTATGGAAGCACTCTTACTTGAAGACATGTGCGGCCATTGACGAAGAACTGAAGCAGCAGCGCAAGATAGACTCGTTTTACAGCGGAACAACTGCCCTATCAATTGTTAGACAG GGTGAACTCATTGTCGTAGCAAATGTTGGTGACTCTCGTGCTGTGTTGGCTACAACATCAGATGAAGGAAGTTTGGTAGCGGTTCAACTAACAGTTGATTTCAAGCCCAATTTACCCC AAGAAGCAGAGAGAATAATTCAGTGCCAGGGGCGTGTGTTCTGCCTAGAGGACGAGCCAGGGGTGCATAGGGTATGGTTGCCTGATGCAGAGTCTCCAGGACTAGCCATGTCTAGGGCCTTTGGTGACTACTGCATTAAAGGGCATGGCCTAATTTCTGTGCCTGAGGTAACCCACAGAAATATAAGTGTTAGAGACCAGTTTGTGGTGCTAGCCACTGATGGG GTTTGGGATGTAATATCTAACAAAGAAGCAGTGGAAATTGTATCTTCAACAGCAGATCAAGCTAAGGCAGCTAAAAAGTTGGTAGAGTGTGCGGAACATGCATGGAAACGCAAGAGACGGGGCATTGCCGTGGATGACATTTCAGCCATTTGTCTTTTCTTTCACTCTTCCTTTTAA